A single Aminobacterium mobile DSM 12262 DNA region contains:
- a CDS encoding methyl-accepting chemotaxis protein produces the protein MDKKYEDIIRRLSTAFFADTMMNSFMTQLDEVLVRRVRQVEREISETAEEFIRLNVSLGEMVKDFEKKSEQTQKSMEEIHRMNQTLMEDLKRSGTDLEGMSNDVDRTVHTTSGTLESFLEVEKMSREIQRIAKQTNLLALNASIEAARAGDHGRGFAIVAKNVQELAAETKVASENITSKVNEISRSVNEAVESVQRVGSMFKTIRDSLTSFAEYLTENKVFLEQVRNTMTDGALQITETSDEMERSVVVMGDASKKFESMAATISAIVLAQKNLKKIRL, from the coding sequence ATGGATAAAAAATATGAAGACATTATTCGACGGTTGAGTACGGCTTTTTTTGCCGACACTATGATGAATTCCTTTATGACTCAACTCGACGAAGTGTTGGTGAGACGTGTTCGGCAGGTGGAACGAGAGATCTCGGAAACAGCGGAAGAATTTATAAGATTGAACGTTTCTCTTGGAGAAATGGTGAAAGATTTTGAAAAAAAGAGTGAGCAGACTCAAAAGAGCATGGAAGAGATTCATAGAATGAACCAGACACTTATGGAAGATTTAAAACGTTCTGGCACGGATCTTGAAGGAATGAGTAACGATGTGGATCGTACCGTTCATACGACTTCCGGGACGTTGGAATCTTTTCTAGAGGTAGAAAAAATGTCTCGGGAAATTCAGAGAATTGCGAAGCAAACGAACCTCCTAGCCCTCAATGCCTCTATTGAAGCAGCTCGAGCTGGGGATCATGGGCGGGGTTTTGCTATTGTCGCAAAAAATGTTCAGGAGTTAGCGGCGGAAACTAAAGTCGCCTCTGAAAATATCACATCTAAGGTAAACGAAATATCTCGTTCAGTTAATGAAGCCGTAGAGAGTGTCCAGCGAGTGGGAAGCATGTTTAAAACGATTCGAGATTCTTTAACGTCTTTTGCAGAATATTTAACCGAAAATAAGGTTTTTTTGGAACAAGTGCGGAATACAATGACTGACGGTGCTCTTCAAATAACGGAAACTTCTGACGAAATGGAGCGTTCTGTTGTAGTAATGGGGGATGCCTCTAAAAAATTTGAATCTATGGCGGCTACTATCTCTGCAATTGTCCTTGCACAAAAAAATTTGAAAAAAATCAGGCTTTAG
- a CDS encoding MBL fold metallo-hydrolase translates to MDHQSSITLYEQEDHKFYLLGWEEQEEEGVVQTNQYVILSGKDVVLLDPGGAHVFPRVLANVAELFELKDIKHIFYSHQDPDVSSGITLWLSMTERSQVYISGLWTRFLPHFGIYDHRRITAIPDKGGVISLSNGRTMKLIPSHFLHSTGAFSLYDPTSRILFTGDIGAAIFPQNGRYPVVENFEKHIQYMEGFHKRYMASNNVCRRWVKQISSLDIAAIAPQHGAVIKGNDVKKFLSWFENLQCGMDLLGTIYGA, encoded by the coding sequence ATGGATCATCAAAGTTCCATCACGCTCTATGAGCAGGAAGATCACAAGTTTTATCTTCTCGGATGGGAAGAACAGGAAGAAGAAGGAGTTGTCCAGACGAATCAATACGTTATCCTTTCAGGTAAGGACGTTGTATTGCTCGATCCAGGTGGGGCTCATGTTTTTCCCAGAGTACTTGCCAACGTGGCAGAACTCTTTGAGCTTAAAGACATTAAACATATTTTTTATTCTCACCAAGACCCAGATGTATCGTCTGGCATTACTCTCTGGTTGTCTATGACAGAGCGATCTCAGGTTTATATTTCGGGGCTTTGGACCCGATTCCTTCCTCACTTTGGAATATACGATCATAGAAGGATTACAGCTATCCCTGATAAGGGCGGCGTCATATCTCTTTCCAATGGCCGGACTATGAAGCTGATTCCTTCTCATTTCCTTCACTCGACGGGGGCTTTTTCCCTTTATGACCCTACCTCGAGGATTCTCTTTACGGGAGATATTGGTGCTGCGATTTTCCCTCAAAATGGCCGATATCCCGTGGTAGAAAATTTTGAAAAACATATTCAGTACATGGAGGGATTTCATAAACGGTACATGGCTTCCAACAATGTTTGTCGACGCTGGGTGAAACAAATCTCTTCTTTGGATATAGCAGCTATTGCGCCACAACACGGAGCTGTTATCAAGGGTAACGACGTGAAGAAATTTCTTTCCTGGTTCGAAAATCTCCAGTGTGGAATGGATCTTCTCGGAACAATATACGGAGCCTAA
- a CDS encoding sensor domain-containing protein, giving the protein MLRLNMINKMDNKENTQQVIQQLFVNSHEAVVLSDGSGRWIWGNEQAVQIFALHEKKLRGHLLYWLEDDQKRWFEGGEVKKEIFITETTGKSSFSLQKTPLFDEQNNVREMVGVIRDVTYRKKREKIVQLTLGVMNHALEGVVITDSYGTITMVNPAFTTITGYESHEVIGKNPRILKSNKHTKNFYMNFWKSLIEKGYWEGEIWNRRKDGEVYPEWLYVTSVYDEKGQVTEYISVFSDLSTMKTKDAQIRLKSWYDQLTGLPNKEMFLDLLRREMKKRSKDAPFLGVLFLNINRFKAVNESLGHFSGDLLLQHVAQRLQKAAGEINTVARISGDIFYILAHQAKNVMEIAQIAKMLLECFNEPFDVNGTRFFLTARVGISVFPDDGTDEEILLQKADIALFRAKETGLNAHQFFKGELGVQTGERLLLESDLRRGLLYNEFFLYYQPQLDMVKKHVCGVEALVRWKHGKRGLIAPGDFIPTAEETGLILPLGEKILSMACKQKNRWNDRFLGSIEVSVNISPKQIYQKNFIDEIKNTLEKYSIEPGQIAFEITESGIMKNGDFSLTILQKLKSFGCRLFIDDFGTGYSSLAYLSRFPVDVIKIDKSFIDGIGKNSSDELLVKTIINLAHSLERSVIAEGVETAEQQCFLENVHCDVIQGYILSRPLPAVEVPNFIKNYYHA; this is encoded by the coding sequence ATGCTTAGATTAAATATGATTAATAAAATGGATAATAAAGAAAATACGCAACAAGTGATACAGCAACTTTTTGTCAATTCTCATGAGGCCGTTGTTTTAAGCGATGGATCTGGGCGCTGGATATGGGGCAATGAGCAGGCTGTACAGATTTTTGCTCTTCATGAAAAAAAATTAAGAGGGCATTTACTCTATTGGCTGGAAGATGACCAGAAAAGATGGTTTGAAGGAGGAGAGGTAAAGAAAGAGATTTTCATCACGGAAACAACGGGAAAAAGCTCTTTTAGCCTTCAAAAAACCCCCCTTTTCGATGAGCAGAACAATGTTCGGGAAATGGTAGGGGTTATTCGGGATGTTACGTATAGAAAGAAACGAGAGAAAATCGTTCAATTGACTTTAGGTGTTATGAACCACGCCTTGGAAGGTGTGGTTATAACCGATTCCTATGGAACGATTACAATGGTGAACCCTGCCTTTACAACTATTACTGGCTATGAATCTCATGAAGTGATAGGGAAAAACCCAAGAATATTGAAGTCGAATAAGCACACAAAGAACTTTTATATGAATTTTTGGAAATCTCTTATTGAGAAAGGATATTGGGAAGGCGAGATTTGGAATCGCCGTAAGGATGGGGAAGTGTACCCTGAGTGGCTTTATGTTACTAGCGTATACGATGAGAAAGGGCAAGTTACGGAATATATCTCTGTTTTTAGCGATCTTTCCACAATGAAGACGAAGGATGCCCAAATTCGCCTAAAATCTTGGTACGATCAGCTTACGGGACTACCGAACAAGGAGATGTTTCTTGACCTTTTACGTCGGGAGATGAAGAAAAGATCAAAAGATGCCCCTTTTTTGGGAGTTTTATTTCTGAATATAAATCGTTTTAAAGCTGTAAATGAGAGTTTAGGTCATTTTTCCGGCGATCTTCTTTTACAGCATGTAGCTCAACGTCTTCAAAAAGCTGCTGGAGAAATAAATACGGTAGCTCGTATCAGTGGAGATATTTTTTATATTCTTGCCCATCAGGCTAAAAATGTTATGGAGATAGCTCAGATAGCAAAGATGCTTTTAGAGTGCTTCAATGAGCCCTTTGATGTAAATGGTACGCGTTTTTTCCTAACAGCACGGGTTGGTATTAGCGTATTTCCAGACGATGGAACAGACGAGGAGATTTTACTTCAAAAAGCAGATATTGCTCTTTTTAGAGCGAAAGAAACGGGTTTAAATGCGCATCAATTTTTTAAAGGTGAACTTGGTGTTCAGACCGGTGAGCGCCTTTTACTGGAAAGCGATCTTCGAAGAGGGCTTTTATATAACGAGTTTTTTCTCTATTACCAGCCGCAACTCGATATGGTGAAAAAGCATGTTTGTGGAGTAGAGGCATTAGTACGATGGAAACATGGGAAGCGAGGGCTTATCGCTCCTGGAGACTTTATTCCTACAGCGGAAGAGACAGGTCTTATATTACCTTTAGGAGAAAAAATACTTTCTATGGCGTGTAAGCAAAAGAATCGATGGAACGATCGCTTTCTCGGTTCCATCGAAGTGAGCGTAAATATTTCTCCTAAACAGATCTACCAGAAAAATTTCATTGATGAAATAAAAAATACCCTTGAAAAATATTCTATTGAACCGGGCCAAATTGCTTTTGAAATTACAGAATCTGGAATTATGAAGAACGGAGATTTTTCTCTGACAATACTTCAGAAATTAAAAAGCTTCGGTTGTCGGCTTTTTATCGATGATTTTGGTACAGGATATTCTTCATTAGCGTATCTTAGCCGTTTCCCTGTAGATGTTATAAAAATAGATAAGTCTTTTATTGATGGAATTGGGAAGAATAGCAGTGATGAATTACTTGTTAAAACTATAATCAACTTAGCACATTCTTTGGAACGTAGCGTGATAGCTGAAGGAGTGGAAACTGCGGAGCAACAGTGCTTTCTTGAAAACGTACACTGCGATGTAATTCAGGGGTATATTCTGAGTCGTCCCCTTCCTGCAGTAGAAGTCCCAAATTTCATAAAAAACTATTATCATGCCTAA
- a CDS encoding MOSC domain-containing protein — MAKILAICVSEKRNEPKRLQNEASFIPGGIEGDSHYGLSEREVSLLRREDIEDAEQKAGFSFPPGSLAENLIVEGLPSEMPSGALLQIGKDVILQVVGKGKKPGEPHSYDYKGWCLLPLCGYFLKVLSGGTAFLGDEVIFR, encoded by the coding sequence GTGGCGAAAATACTTGCAATTTGTGTGAGTGAGAAAAGAAATGAACCTAAAAGACTACAGAATGAGGCCTCTTTTATTCCAGGTGGAATTGAAGGAGACTCGCACTATGGTTTAAGCGAGCGAGAAGTGAGCCTCCTTCGTCGTGAAGATATAGAGGATGCGGAACAAAAGGCAGGCTTTTCTTTCCCACCAGGTTCTCTTGCTGAAAATCTGATTGTGGAAGGCTTGCCGAGCGAGATGCCTTCAGGAGCTCTATTGCAAATAGGAAAGGATGTAATCCTCCAGGTTGTGGGAAAAGGGAAAAAACCTGGCGAACCCCACTCTTATGACTATAAAGGATGGTGCCTTCTGCCTCTCTGCGGATATTTCCTTAAGGTTTTGAGTGGAGGTACAGCTTTTTTAGGTGATGAAGTGATCTTCCGTTAG
- a CDS encoding thioesterase family protein: MFDVRNILTPGLFATVKKTVEVDDTVGNKNVHLNQLLSTSSCVQSIIEACMKTVDHLLPEGYISIGKSIEVVHEATAMLGVSLEFKATLAEIEGNRLLFQISANDALGIILTATHERVVVNHMALMDRAIERAQKLKKIRELL; this comes from the coding sequence ATGTTCGATGTGCGGAATATATTGACACCAGGTCTCTTTGCTACTGTAAAGAAAACCGTGGAAGTGGACGACACTGTGGGGAATAAAAATGTTCATCTCAACCAGCTTCTTTCCACCTCGTCGTGTGTTCAATCTATTATTGAGGCATGTATGAAAACAGTGGACCATCTTCTGCCCGAAGGATATATCTCTATTGGAAAATCTATTGAAGTTGTTCATGAAGCCACCGCTATGCTCGGAGTCTCTCTGGAATTCAAAGCGACTCTCGCCGAAATAGAGGGGAATCGCTTACTCTTTCAAATTTCTGCAAACGATGCCCTCGGAATTATTTTAACTGCCACACATGAGCGAGTCGTGGTCAACCATATGGCACTTATGGATCGTGCTATTGAACGTGCCCAAAAATTAAAGAAAATTCGAGAACTACTCTAA
- a CDS encoding NAD(P)-dependent oxidoreductase, translating into MEDVLAPKTSVIGFIGLGVMGGSMAKHILDAGYELHIYNRTREKGKDLVEQGAIWEEKVADLARKCNGVITMVGFPRDVEEIYFGSQGLIENTKHGTFLVDMTTSSPSLALRIYEAAERKQLHALDAPVSGGDKGAREGSLSIMVGGKEDTFKAVLPLFQVMGKNIVYQGRAGSGQHTKMANQIAIASNMIGVCEAISYALKAGLDPEKVLASISQGAAGSWSLSNLAPRMIAGNFDPGFYIKHFIKDMKIALEAADGMSLDTPGLEMALSMYKKLASLGHENDGTQALFRLYSDKE; encoded by the coding sequence ATGGAAGACGTTCTTGCACCAAAAACTTCTGTTATCGGTTTTATAGGGTTAGGCGTTATGGGAGGTAGTATGGCGAAGCATATTCTCGATGCAGGATATGAACTACATATCTACAACAGGACTCGTGAGAAAGGAAAGGACCTCGTAGAACAGGGCGCTATCTGGGAAGAAAAAGTAGCTGATCTTGCGAGAAAATGCAATGGTGTTATCACAATGGTGGGGTTCCCCAGAGATGTAGAGGAAATATACTTTGGGTCTCAAGGGCTGATTGAGAATACAAAACATGGCACATTTCTTGTTGATATGACGACCTCAAGTCCGAGTCTGGCTCTTCGTATTTATGAAGCGGCGGAACGCAAACAACTTCACGCATTGGATGCTCCTGTCTCTGGTGGGGATAAGGGGGCAAGGGAGGGCTCTCTCTCCATAATGGTTGGGGGCAAAGAAGACACGTTTAAAGCGGTTCTCCCTCTTTTCCAGGTCATGGGAAAGAATATTGTTTACCAGGGCAGGGCTGGGAGTGGTCAACATACTAAAATGGCCAACCAAATCGCCATCGCTTCCAACATGATCGGGGTGTGCGAAGCTATTTCTTATGCTCTTAAAGCTGGCCTTGACCCGGAAAAAGTTCTTGCTAGTATTAGCCAAGGTGCCGCTGGCAGCTGGTCTCTATCGAATCTTGCCCCTCGTATGATTGCCGGCAACTTCGACCCAGGCTTTTATATAAAACATTTTATTAAGGATATGAAGATTGCACTGGAAGCGGCTGATGGAATGAGCCTTGACACTCCTGGTTTGGAGATGGCTCTTTCCATGTATAAGAAATTAGCGTCTTTGGGACACGAAAATGATGGGACCCAGGCCCTCTTCCGTCTTTATAGCGACAAAGAATAA
- a CDS encoding class I fructose-bisphosphate aldolase gives MSQYLDEIGEILGPERESLLTYTCWGIPSDMLVVPGPDFVDRFAAETDRPTPVLRSLQTLFDHGRLKGTGYLSILPVDQGVEHSAGASFAANPIYFDPENIVKLAIEAECSAVASTLGVLGAMARKYAHRIPFILKINHNQLLSYPNTYDQILFASVKQARDLGAVAVGATIYFGSPESPRQIQEVSAAFQAAHEMGMATILWCYLRNKAFKTKEKDYHLAADLTGQANYLGVTLEADIIKQKLPMTNGGFRDLHFGKTSPELYEKFVTDHPIDLLRYQVANCYMGRIGLISSGGASLGASDLREAVRTAVINKRGGGLGLILGRKAFQKPFKEGIDLIHSVQNVYLEKGISLA, from the coding sequence ATGTCGCAGTATCTGGACGAAATTGGGGAAATTCTTGGGCCTGAAAGGGAATCTCTCCTCACATATACGTGTTGGGGAATTCCTTCCGATATGCTTGTTGTTCCTGGCCCAGATTTTGTAGATCGCTTTGCGGCTGAGACAGACCGCCCTACCCCTGTGCTGAGATCTCTCCAGACACTTTTTGACCATGGCAGACTTAAAGGGACAGGATATCTTTCTATTCTTCCTGTAGATCAAGGCGTGGAACACTCTGCCGGCGCTAGTTTTGCAGCTAATCCAATCTATTTTGATCCAGAAAACATTGTGAAACTTGCTATAGAAGCCGAATGCAGCGCAGTAGCCAGCACACTTGGCGTGTTGGGAGCCATGGCTAGAAAATATGCCCACCGCATTCCCTTTATACTTAAAATAAATCATAACCAACTTCTTTCATATCCCAACACCTACGACCAGATTCTTTTTGCGTCGGTAAAACAAGCTCGAGATTTGGGGGCAGTGGCGGTAGGCGCGACTATTTATTTTGGAAGCCCAGAGTCGCCTCGCCAAATTCAAGAAGTTTCCGCAGCGTTCCAAGCAGCTCATGAAATGGGCATGGCCACCATCCTTTGGTGTTACTTACGAAACAAGGCCTTTAAAACTAAAGAAAAGGATTATCATCTCGCTGCTGATCTGACAGGACAGGCAAACTATTTAGGTGTTACGCTTGAAGCAGATATTATTAAACAAAAACTTCCTATGACAAATGGAGGCTTTCGAGATCTTCATTTTGGGAAAACATCGCCAGAGCTTTATGAAAAATTTGTTACCGATCACCCTATAGACCTTCTTCGTTACCAAGTAGCGAACTGCTATATGGGACGAATTGGTCTCATCAGCTCAGGGGGGGCTTCTTTAGGTGCTAGCGATCTTAGAGAGGCTGTAAGAACTGCGGTAATCAACAAAAGAGGAGGTGGTCTGGGGCTCATTCTTGGTCGAAAAGCCTTTCAGAAACCTTTTAAAGAAGGCATTGATCTTATTCATTCCG